The following proteins come from a genomic window of Sardina pilchardus chromosome 1, fSarPil1.1, whole genome shotgun sequence:
- the akt3b gene encoding RAC-gamma serine/threonine-protein kinase isoform X2: protein MNDPNVVVKEGWVQKRGEYIKNWRPRYFLLKTDGSFIGYKEKPQDMDLAYPLNNFSVAKCQLMKTERPKPNTFIIRCLQWTTVIERTFHVDTPDERDEWAEAIQMVADKLAKQEEEGILCSPTLQMENVNEEEMDTSISHHKRKTMNDFDYLKLLGKGTFGKVILVREKASGTYYAMKILKKEVIIAKDEVAHTLTESRVLKNTRHPFLTSLKWSFQTKDRLCFVMEYVNGGELFFHLSRERVFSEDRTRFYGAEIVSALDYLHSAKIVYRDLKLENLMLDKDGHIKITDFGLCKEGITDTATMKTFCGTPEYLAPEVLEDNDYGRAVDWWGLGVVMYEMMCGRLPFYNQDHEKLFELILMEEIKFPRTLSSDAKSLLGGLLIKDPNKRLGGGPEDAKEIMRHSFFTTLDWQEVYDKKLGPPFMPQVTSETDTRYFDEEFTAQTITITPPEKFDEDGMDAADNERRPHFPQFSYSASGRE, encoded by the exons ATGAATGACCCGAACGTCGTGGTGAAGGAGGGATGGGTCCAGAAGAGAG GAGAATACATTAAGAACTGGCGACCGCGGTACTTCCTGCTCAAGACGGATGGCTCCTTCATCGGCTACAAGGAGAAGCCGCAGGACATGGACCTGGCGTACCCGCTCAACAACTTCTCCGTGGCCA AGTGTCAGCTGATGAAGACAGAGAGGCCCAAGCCTAACACTTTCATCATACGCTGCCTGCAGTGGACCACTGTCATCGAGAGGACATTCCATGTCGACACACCGGACGAAAG GGACGAATGGGCGGAGGCGATCCAGATGGTGGCGGACAAGCTGGCCAAGCAGGAAGAAGAGGGGATCCTGTGCAGCCCCACCCTGCAGATGGAGAACGTCAACGAGGAGGAGATGGACACGTCCATAAGTCACCACAAACGGAAG ACAATGAACGACTTTGACTATCTGAAGCTGCTGGGCAAGGGCACGTTCGGGAAGGTCATCCTGGTGCGGGAGAAGGCCAGCGGAACCTATTATGCAATGAAGATCCTGAAAAAGGAAGTCATCATTgcaaag GATGAGGTGGCCCACACGCTCACAGAAAGCAGAGTACTGAAAAACACTAGGCATCCATTTTTAACT TCCCTCAAGTGGTCTTTCCAGACAAAGGACCGCCTCTGTTTTGTGATGGAGTATGTTAATGGTGGTGAG cttttttttcatttgtcaaGAGAACGGGTGTTCTCTGAAGACCGCACACGCTTCTATGGGGCGGAGATTGTCTCTGCCCTGGACTACTTGCATTCTGCCAAGATTGTTTACCGTGATCTCAAG CTGGAAAACCTGATGCTGGACAAAGACGGGCACATCAAGATCACCGACTTCGGCCTCTGCAAGGAAGGCATCACTGACACAGCAACCATGAAGACCTTCTGTGGCACTCCTGAGTACCTGGCCCCCGAG GTTCTGGAGGATAACGATTACGGCCGCGCGGTGGACTGGTGGGGCCTGGGCGTGGTCATGTACGAGATGATGTGCGGACGCCTGCCCTTCTACAACCAGGACCACGAGAAGCTGTTCGAACTCATCCTGATGGAGGAGATCAAGTTTCCCAGAACTCTCTCTTCGGACGCCAAGTCACTGCTCGGCGGACTGCTCATCAAAGACCCAAACAAGAG ACTTGGCGGAGGCCCCGAGGATGCTAAGGAGATCATGCGACATAGCTTCTTCACTACACTGGACTGGCAAGAAGTCTATGACAAAAAG CTGGGACCCCCCTTCATGCCCCAGGTGACCTCAGAAACAGACACTCGGTATTTCGACGAGGAGTTCACAGCACAGACCATAACCATCACCCCTCCAGAAAAGT TTGATGAAGACGGAATGGACGCGGCTGATAACGAACGAAGACCACATTTCCCACAGTTCTCTTACTCGGCTAGCGGACGCGAGTGA
- the akt3b gene encoding RAC-gamma serine/threonine-protein kinase isoform X1, with product MNDPNVVVKEGWVQKRGEYIKNWRPRYFLLKTDGSFIGYKEKPQDMDLAYPLNNFSVAKCQLMKTERPKPNTFIIRCLQWTTVIERTFHVDTPDERDEWAEAIQMVADKLAKQEEEGILCSPTLQMENVNEEEMDTSISHHKRKQTMNDFDYLKLLGKGTFGKVILVREKASGTYYAMKILKKEVIIAKDEVAHTLTESRVLKNTRHPFLTSLKWSFQTKDRLCFVMEYVNGGELFFHLSRERVFSEDRTRFYGAEIVSALDYLHSAKIVYRDLKLENLMLDKDGHIKITDFGLCKEGITDTATMKTFCGTPEYLAPEVLEDNDYGRAVDWWGLGVVMYEMMCGRLPFYNQDHEKLFELILMEEIKFPRTLSSDAKSLLGGLLIKDPNKRLGGGPEDAKEIMRHSFFTTLDWQEVYDKKLGPPFMPQVTSETDTRYFDEEFTAQTITITPPEKFDEDGMDAADNERRPHFPQFSYSASGRE from the exons ATGAATGACCCGAACGTCGTGGTGAAGGAGGGATGGGTCCAGAAGAGAG GAGAATACATTAAGAACTGGCGACCGCGGTACTTCCTGCTCAAGACGGATGGCTCCTTCATCGGCTACAAGGAGAAGCCGCAGGACATGGACCTGGCGTACCCGCTCAACAACTTCTCCGTGGCCA AGTGTCAGCTGATGAAGACAGAGAGGCCCAAGCCTAACACTTTCATCATACGCTGCCTGCAGTGGACCACTGTCATCGAGAGGACATTCCATGTCGACACACCGGACGAAAG GGACGAATGGGCGGAGGCGATCCAGATGGTGGCGGACAAGCTGGCCAAGCAGGAAGAAGAGGGGATCCTGTGCAGCCCCACCCTGCAGATGGAGAACGTCAACGAGGAGGAGATGGACACGTCCATAAGTCACCACAAACGGAAG CAGACAATGAACGACTTTGACTATCTGAAGCTGCTGGGCAAGGGCACGTTCGGGAAGGTCATCCTGGTGCGGGAGAAGGCCAGCGGAACCTATTATGCAATGAAGATCCTGAAAAAGGAAGTCATCATTgcaaag GATGAGGTGGCCCACACGCTCACAGAAAGCAGAGTACTGAAAAACACTAGGCATCCATTTTTAACT TCCCTCAAGTGGTCTTTCCAGACAAAGGACCGCCTCTGTTTTGTGATGGAGTATGTTAATGGTGGTGAG cttttttttcatttgtcaaGAGAACGGGTGTTCTCTGAAGACCGCACACGCTTCTATGGGGCGGAGATTGTCTCTGCCCTGGACTACTTGCATTCTGCCAAGATTGTTTACCGTGATCTCAAG CTGGAAAACCTGATGCTGGACAAAGACGGGCACATCAAGATCACCGACTTCGGCCTCTGCAAGGAAGGCATCACTGACACAGCAACCATGAAGACCTTCTGTGGCACTCCTGAGTACCTGGCCCCCGAG GTTCTGGAGGATAACGATTACGGCCGCGCGGTGGACTGGTGGGGCCTGGGCGTGGTCATGTACGAGATGATGTGCGGACGCCTGCCCTTCTACAACCAGGACCACGAGAAGCTGTTCGAACTCATCCTGATGGAGGAGATCAAGTTTCCCAGAACTCTCTCTTCGGACGCCAAGTCACTGCTCGGCGGACTGCTCATCAAAGACCCAAACAAGAG ACTTGGCGGAGGCCCCGAGGATGCTAAGGAGATCATGCGACATAGCTTCTTCACTACACTGGACTGGCAAGAAGTCTATGACAAAAAG CTGGGACCCCCCTTCATGCCCCAGGTGACCTCAGAAACAGACACTCGGTATTTCGACGAGGAGTTCACAGCACAGACCATAACCATCACCCCTCCAGAAAAGT TTGATGAAGACGGAATGGACGCGGCTGATAACGAACGAAGACCACATTTCCCACAGTTCTCTTACTCGGCTAGCGGACGCGAGTGA
- the LOC134090031 gene encoding uncharacterized protein LOC134090031, whose translation MKALGEMLGLLAAATVVALVVGPAEGLVLTKCEMKAELEAMLPDMDDDGDGRMGRFNMEDILAKIVCKIEFTTQFNTSHVTVLDTSKPSFPGLPSKSDDSGESSASPGEVSSEQQDDKPERPVRPPWGKSFGRPWTPPRRGKRALMGRFRPMGGRPWGGRPKPVKEEEDSQEEPDEVEAEVEEDSSTWTLYGIFQLADRVVCETDDTPSLNVCQMPCSDLIDDDISDDIDCVKELKRTHEKMKLDPKQKFMALAMKAKMMAMMFPKECRSAVAAEYFAECTD comes from the exons ATGAAGGCGCTGGGTGAGATGCTGGGACTTCTGGCGGCGGCGACGGTGGTGGCGCTGGTCGTCGGTCCAGCCGAGGGACTGGTGCTGACCAAGTGCGAGATGAAGGCGGAACTGGAGGCCATGCTGCCCGACATGGACGACGACGGCGACGGGAGGATGGGCCGGTTCAACATGGAGGACATTCTGGCTAAGA tCGTCTGTAAGATCGAGTTCACCACCCAGTTCAACACGAGCCACGTGACCGTCCTGGACACCTCCAAGCCCTCCTTCCCCGGCCTGCCCTCCAAGAGCGACGACAGTGGCGAGAGTTCCGCCTCCCCGGGCGAAGTCAGCAGCGAGCAGCAGGACGACAAGCCCGAGAGGCCGGTGCGTCCTCCCTGGGGCAAGTCCTTCGGCCGTCCCTGGACGCCCCCCCGCCGGGGCAAGCGCGCGTTGATGGGCAGGTTCCGCCCCATGGGGGGTCGGCCGTGGGGGGGGCGACCCAAGCccgtgaaggaggaggaggacagccaGGAGGAGCCCGACGAGGtggaggcggaggtggaggaggattcCTCCACCTGGACGCTCTACGGCATCTTTCAGCTGGCTGACCGTGTGGTGTGCGAGACTGACGACACGCCCTCACTGAACGTCTGCCAAATGCCCTGCAGTG atTTGATTGATGATGATATCAGTGATGACATCGACTGTGTAAAGGAATTGAAGAGAACCCATGAGAAAat gAAATTGGATCCGAAGCAGAAATTCATGGCTCTCGCCATGAAGGCCAAAAT